A genomic region of Methanothermobacter sp. CaT2 contains the following coding sequences:
- a CDS encoding BREX system ATP-binding domain-containing protein — MNAESIINALKNGNVPPEGVGEICVGRERELEEFDKIFSKVKDGAAVTRFLNGEFGSGKSFFLKLLEERALADNFVVAKVTLSRDVPFNKFEVVYRSIVASLRCKTGTSLEHIIEKWTTQLRMMALMETSDPYQQERIVIDNINNDLKEVRKHATTFAAAIENYYKLSARGDQETAKYAMAWLSGEKNIPYTIKRQFGVKGDIDRENAFKYLEALSSFLRALKYSGLIILIDEAEHIMTLHTKKLRDTAYDYMRFIYDECSLGRFHNTLFIFAGTPEFFEDPKMGVPSYTALNERIEDVLNTEFKDLRKPIIRLDGFKKDNLMELSDRLIGMHEEVYEWEAKPVRESLDGIIARHEANAELTGYISPRNFVKSFISVLDVVQQNPELRSEEEILDLFEEKEMEFEEFEDEDWV, encoded by the coding sequence ATGAATGCAGAGAGTATCATAAATGCCCTTAAAAATGGCAACGTCCCCCCTGAGGGGGTGGGCGAGATATGTGTCGGGCGTGAGAGGGAACTGGAGGAGTTCGACAAGATATTCAGTAAGGTTAAGGATGGGGCTGCGGTAACAAGGTTCCTCAACGGTGAATTCGGGTCGGGGAAGTCCTTCTTCCTGAAACTCCTGGAGGAAAGGGCCCTTGCAGACAACTTCGTCGTCGCCAAGGTGACACTCAGCAGGGACGTCCCCTTCAACAAGTTCGAGGTCGTCTACAGGAGCATCGTTGCCTCACTCCGCTGCAAGACAGGCACATCCCTTGAGCACATAATTGAAAAGTGGACCACACAGCTCCGCATGATGGCCCTAATGGAAACTTCGGACCCCTACCAGCAGGAGAGGATAGTGATAGACAACATAAACAATGACCTCAAGGAGGTCCGTAAACACGCCACAACCTTCGCTGCTGCAATAGAGAACTACTACAAGCTCTCTGCACGGGGTGACCAGGAGACAGCAAAGTATGCAATGGCATGGCTCAGCGGTGAGAAGAACATACCCTACACCATAAAGAGACAGTTCGGTGTCAAGGGTGACATTGACCGGGAAAACGCCTTCAAGTACCTTGAGGCCCTCTCCTCATTCCTCAGGGCACTCAAGTACTCAGGGCTCATAATACTCATAGACGAGGCAGAGCACATAATGACCCTACACACAAAGAAGCTGAGGGACACAGCCTACGACTACATGAGGTTCATATACGATGAGTGCAGCCTTGGCAGATTCCACAACACCCTCTTCATATTTGCAGGGACCCCCGAGTTCTTTGAGGACCCCAAGATGGGTGTGCCATCCTACACCGCACTGAATGAGAGGATAGAGGACGTCCTCAACACGGAATTCAAGGACCTCAGGAAACCCATAATAAGGCTTGACGGCTTCAAGAAGGACAACCTCATGGAGCTGTCAGATCGCCTCATAGGTATGCACGAGGAGGTCTATGAATGGGAGGCAAAACCTGTCAGGGAGTCCCTTGATGGTATAATAGCAAGGCATGAGGCCAACGCGGAACTCACAGGTTACATTTCACCGAGAAACTTTGTTAAATCATTCATAAGTGTCCTTGATGTTGTCCAGCAGAACCCTGAACTCCGAAGCGAGGAGGAGATCCTTGACCTCTTCGAGGAGAAGGAGATGGAGTTTGAGGAGTTCGAGGACGAGGACTGGGTTTAG
- a CDS encoding DEAD/DEAH box helicase produces the protein MSSESLNPRLRHFLANRLGWRSLREVQKSAIEAIGRGEDTLIVAPTASGKTEAAMIPVFNSILTEGLPPVSLLYVSPLKALINDMHSRLEYWGNHFNLEVMKWHGDVPPDTKRRFIRNPADILLITPESLEVIMVNRSRDERERIFRNLRYIIVDEIHYFIESDRGVQLNSLLARLERYTAVRPQRIGLSATVGNPEDVLEWMSPSGVVVKESSDRRLQYRIFSGGEAGVIDVLRRLTGRKVLIFVPSRREAERYYNIIRRCLDVDVFIHHSSLNRESREEAEEKFKSISAAFMVSTSTLELGIDVGDIDVVVHLRSPTTVNQFLQRTGRSGRRSGNQRTIIFHEGEVLLALSVVSLALSGKLEMLRIPRRPLDIYFHQILSSVFEIEKPGPAEIYRGLGRAHVFSDINQGDFRHLLDFMGESDFIRKHGSYLYHGFNFEKVFGKMNFLEFYSVFYPTYEFTVKHGTKTVGTLDAFFAVKYLEEGRGFVLGGENWIVREIDHEKFIVKVKPCSRKANIPDWSGGGAPVSFEVARHAYDILLGNFNRDLLRWLDDASRERVLSEMARASAAGLTRDVIPVSVGSDVEIHTFGGERVNGLISDIFRMEHDAYRVMDDAFAARFSAKVDYDDVVSTLNEIPSIISEEDFPLRLHDRLDRMVKNKFIEHLPEDVAAHIKYSILYRPDELMGLLEASRPVEVEGFRIQVFHGSEK, from the coding sequence ATGTCCTCCGAATCACTCAACCCCCGCCTCAGGCACTTCCTCGCCAACAGGCTGGGATGGAGGAGCCTGAGGGAGGTGCAGAAATCCGCCATTGAAGCCATAGGGAGGGGGGAGGACACCCTCATAGTTGCACCCACAGCCTCTGGTAAGACCGAGGCAGCCATGATACCTGTCTTCAACTCCATACTCACAGAGGGCCTCCCACCTGTCAGTCTGCTCTATGTCTCACCCCTCAAGGCACTCATAAATGACATGCACAGCAGACTGGAGTACTGGGGCAACCACTTCAACCTTGAGGTCATGAAGTGGCACGGGGATGTCCCGCCAGACACCAAGCGGAGGTTCATCAGGAACCCCGCGGACATCCTCCTAATAACACCAGAGTCCCTTGAGGTCATCATGGTGAACAGGAGCCGGGATGAGAGGGAGAGGATCTTCAGAAACCTCCGCTACATCATAGTGGATGAGATCCACTACTTCATAGAGTCAGACAGGGGTGTCCAGCTGAACTCCCTCCTTGCAAGGCTTGAGAGGTACACCGCTGTGAGGCCCCAGAGGATAGGGCTCTCTGCGACGGTTGGAAACCCCGAAGACGTCCTTGAGTGGATGAGCCCCTCGGGGGTTGTTGTAAAGGAGAGCTCTGATAGGAGACTCCAGTACAGGATATTCTCTGGTGGAGAAGCGGGGGTCATTGATGTTTTAAGGAGGTTAACCGGCAGGAAGGTCCTCATCTTCGTCCCATCAAGGAGGGAGGCCGAGAGGTACTACAACATCATAAGAAGGTGCCTGGATGTGGACGTCTTCATACACCACTCCTCCCTGAACAGGGAGTCACGGGAGGAGGCAGAGGAGAAATTCAAATCCATCTCAGCGGCCTTCATGGTGAGCACCAGTACACTGGAGCTTGGTATAGATGTGGGTGACATCGACGTGGTGGTACACCTGCGGAGTCCAACAACCGTGAACCAGTTCCTCCAGAGGACAGGGAGGAGCGGCAGGAGGAGCGGCAACCAGAGGACCATCATATTCCATGAGGGTGAGGTGCTCCTCGCCCTCTCGGTTGTCTCGCTGGCACTTTCAGGTAAACTTGAGATGCTCAGGATACCCCGCCGGCCCCTTGACATATACTTCCACCAGATCCTGAGCTCGGTGTTTGAGATTGAAAAACCGGGGCCCGCCGAGATATACAGGGGCCTGGGGAGGGCCCATGTATTCTCTGATATAAATCAAGGGGACTTCAGGCACCTCCTTGACTTCATGGGTGAGAGTGATTTTATAAGGAAACATGGAAGCTACCTCTACCATGGCTTCAACTTTGAGAAGGTCTTCGGTAAGATGAACTTCCTGGAGTTCTACTCTGTGTTCTACCCCACCTATGAGTTCACTGTTAAGCACGGCACAAAGACAGTAGGAACCCTTGACGCATTCTTCGCTGTAAAATACCTTGAGGAGGGTAGGGGATTCGTGCTTGGTGGTGAAAACTGGATTGTGAGGGAGATAGACCATGAAAAATTCATCGTTAAGGTTAAGCCATGCTCAAGGAAGGCGAATATACCTGACTGGAGTGGTGGCGGTGCCCCTGTGAGCTTTGAGGTTGCAAGGCACGCCTATGACATCCTCCTTGGAAACTTCAACCGGGACCTCCTCAGGTGGCTAGATGACGCATCAAGGGAGAGGGTCCTATCTGAGATGGCAAGGGCCTCTGCCGCAGGTTTAACCAGGGATGTTATCCCTGTGAGTGTCGGGTCGGATGTGGAGATCCACACCTTTGGGGGGGAGAGGGTTAACGGCCTCATCTCTGATATATTCAGGATGGAGCATGATGCATACCGTGTCATGGATGATGCCTTCGCGGCGCGCTTCAGCGCAAAGGTAGACTACGATGATGTGGTATCTACTCTGAATGAGATCCCATCCATCATCTCTGAGGAGGACTTCCCCCTCAGGCTCCATGACAGGCTTGACAGGATGGTTAAGAACAAGTTCATAGAGCACCTCCCTGAGGATGTGGCGGCCCATATAAAGTACAGCATCCTCTACAGGCCGGATGAGCTCATGGGGCTGCTTGAGGCCAGCAGACCTGTTGAGGTGGAGGGCTTCAGGATTCAGGTTTTTCATGGTTCTGAGAAATAG
- a CDS encoding type II toxin-antitoxin system HicA family toxin, whose amino-acid sequence MKLCKILQKEGFTYSGGKGSHVKLKKIDENGKKLIVIIPLHDEIAPGTLKSILKQAELTYPEFMKLMNSRKRT is encoded by the coding sequence GTGAAGCTCTGTAAGATCCTCCAGAAAGAGGGATTTACGTATTCTGGAGGAAAGGGTAGTCATGTGAAACTCAAAAAGATAGATGAAAATGGGAAGAAACTCATTGTGATCATACCTCTTCATGATGAAATCGCCCCCGGAACCCTGAAATCAATTCTTAAACAGGCTGAGCTCACATATCCAGAATTCATGAAGCTCATGAATTCCAGAAAAAGAACATGA
- a CDS encoding type II toxin-antitoxin system HicB family antitoxin: MASVKLELPVKIEKEGKLFVAICEPFNIASQGISKEIALENIQEALELFLSDEDVLEMYQDLISRFTVPEKEEHVSVKIDGWQKRKTVRSEAL; encoded by the coding sequence ATGGCCTCAGTTAAACTTGAGCTTCCAGTAAAGATTGAAAAAGAGGGAAAACTGTTCGTGGCGATATGCGAGCCCTTCAACATAGCCAGTCAGGGCATCAGCAAAGAAATTGCCCTTGAGAACATCCAGGAGGCGCTTGAACTCTTCCTTAGCGACGAGGATGTTCTTGAAATGTATCAGGACCTTATAAGCAGATTCACTGTACCTGAAAAAGAGGAACATGTGAGCGTTAAGATAGATGGCTGGCAAAAAAGGAAAACTGTCAGGAGTGAAGCTCTGTAA
- a CDS encoding MarR family transcriptional regulator, translating into MIDSDIPFKGLLSIILRSHRVFVARELSSLKLTDAQVACLFRIHRQPGVTQDELSWFFQVDKGTIARITRRLEERGLIMRKQDPQNRRRYMLSLTAQGEELIPLIMEVEDRWTDLLFENLTDEERDTLMEMCRRLAEDAMKIRGVEDDRGR; encoded by the coding sequence ATGATCGACAGTGACATACCATTCAAGGGGCTCCTATCAATCATACTCAGAAGCCACCGCGTATTTGTGGCAAGGGAGTTATCCAGCCTGAAACTCACAGACGCACAGGTGGCCTGCCTCTTCAGGATCCACAGGCAACCAGGGGTTACCCAGGATGAACTCTCCTGGTTCTTCCAGGTGGACAAGGGAACCATAGCCAGGATCACAAGGCGCCTGGAGGAGCGGGGACTCATCATGAGAAAACAGGACCCCCAGAACAGGAGGAGGTACATGCTTAGCCTCACAGCTCAGGGGGAGGAACTCATACCCCTCATAATGGAGGTTGAGGATAGGTGGACGGACCTCCTCTTTGAGAACCTCACAGATGAGGAGAGGGATACTCTAATGGAAATGTGCAGGAGACTCGCAGAGGATGCAATGAAGATAAGGGGCGTGGAAGATGACAGAGGGCGTTAA
- a CDS encoding MATE family efflux transporter → MTEGVKIMRGDPRRALLKLSGPMIIAMLLTSIYNLVDAIWVAGLGGEALAAIGFVTPLYMVLVGLSNGLGAGAASSVSRYLGAGDPEGVNNSATHTVIITVAVSVIITVILELLLGDILLSLGAGDALKPAFQYGSVVFAGTIFTLFTGAAYGILRSEGDAKRPMYAMGISAVLNMVLDPLLIYTAGWGIAGAAWATVISQLVVSLIVIYWFMGGGTYTSIGMKHFRPDRGVALSILSVTVPASAEFFVMSLVTAVLNGILTKVGGTSAVAVYSAGWRIVMMAIVPVISVATALVSVSGVAYGSRNFRNLEVVHGYSIRLGLVIAAATALLTFVLAPWISWVFSYSQASADLAPRITWFLRVICLFYLFLPPGIMSGSIFQGAGRGLTSLTLSVIRQVLLVAVFAYLLGVILGFGEVGVWWGVVAGDIGGSLIAYLWARLFIGRLRRYGD, encoded by the coding sequence ATGACAGAGGGCGTTAAGATAATGAGGGGGGACCCGAGGAGGGCCCTCCTGAAACTCTCAGGGCCGATGATAATCGCGATGCTGCTCACATCCATCTACAACCTGGTGGACGCCATATGGGTGGCTGGTCTCGGTGGCGAGGCACTGGCAGCCATAGGGTTCGTGACACCCCTCTACATGGTACTCGTGGGGCTATCCAATGGCCTCGGGGCCGGGGCGGCATCATCGGTCTCAAGGTACCTTGGTGCAGGTGACCCCGAGGGCGTCAACAACAGCGCAACCCACACGGTTATAATAACAGTTGCGGTTTCAGTTATCATCACGGTGATCCTTGAACTCCTCCTCGGAGATATACTCCTCTCCCTGGGGGCAGGGGATGCCCTCAAACCAGCCTTCCAGTACGGTAGTGTGGTATTCGCGGGTACCATATTCACACTCTTCACAGGGGCCGCCTACGGGATACTCAGATCCGAGGGTGATGCAAAGAGGCCAATGTATGCCATGGGAATCTCAGCGGTCCTCAACATGGTCCTTGACCCCCTCCTCATATACACTGCAGGGTGGGGTATAGCTGGGGCGGCCTGGGCAACGGTGATATCCCAGCTTGTGGTCTCACTCATTGTAATCTACTGGTTCATGGGGGGAGGGACCTACACCTCCATCGGGATGAAGCACTTCAGACCCGACCGTGGGGTTGCACTCTCAATACTCTCTGTGACTGTACCTGCAAGTGCAGAGTTCTTTGTCATGTCCCTGGTAACAGCGGTACTCAACGGGATACTTACGAAAGTGGGGGGTACCAGTGCAGTTGCAGTGTACTCGGCCGGGTGGAGGATAGTCATGATGGCCATCGTCCCGGTGATATCGGTTGCAACTGCCCTTGTGAGCGTCTCGGGGGTTGCCTATGGTTCAAGGAACTTCAGAAACCTTGAGGTGGTCCATGGTTACTCCATAAGGCTGGGACTTGTAATAGCCGCTGCCACTGCACTTCTCACATTCGTACTTGCCCCCTGGATCTCATGGGTATTCTCCTACTCCCAGGCATCTGCGGACCTGGCACCAAGGATAACCTGGTTCCTGAGGGTCATCTGCCTCTTCTACCTCTTCCTACCACCGGGTATAATGTCAGGTTCCATCTTCCAGGGGGCAGGGAGGGGACTCACATCCCTCACACTCTCGGTTATAAGGCAGGTCCTCCTGGTTGCGGTATTCGCCTACCTCCTTGGTGTGATCCTGGGATTCGGTGAGGTTGGAGTCTGGTGGGGTGTGGTTGCAGGTGACATCGGGGGAAGCCTCATAGCCTACCTCTGGGCAAGGCTCTTTATAGGGAGGCTCAGGAGGTACGGGGACTGA
- a CDS encoding DUF3467 domain-containing protein produces the protein MVEVPIVISSELNTIYITGALGGFSSNEFRVLLFSEELFPRDEETEISKISACRVVENEVRMSPETAKELAVWLMEQVEEYERTFGKIRAHHSKGPQP, from the coding sequence GTGGTTGAAGTCCCCATTGTGATATCCTCAGAACTCAATACCATCTACATAACAGGTGCCCTTGGGGGGTTTTCATCAAATGAATTCCGCGTCCTCCTCTTCTCTGAGGAGTTATTCCCCAGGGACGAGGAAACAGAAATCTCGAAGATCAGTGCCTGCCGGGTCGTGGAGAATGAGGTGAGGATGTCACCGGAAACAGCGAAGGAACTTGCAGTGTGGCTCATGGAGCAGGTTGAGGAATACGAGAGGACCTTCGGGAAAATCAGGGCCCACCACTCCAAGGGGCCGCAGCCCTAG
- a CDS encoding winged helix-turn-helix domain-containing protein, producing MTCVLREIFGDTNRVSILEELLENWGHYLKVPEIARMIDATEKTVYNHVNELMEIGLLEKREGKAAAYRLKMDDRRAVCLAILESEEYIRKIDEITGKMNEEPMETTAGRTSPAHYSLNESGKHTLTISSSGQGGKCG from the coding sequence GTGACCTGTGTGCTCAGGGAAATATTCGGGGATACAAACAGAGTATCCATACTTGAGGAGCTCCTGGAAAACTGGGGCCACTACCTGAAGGTCCCGGAGATCGCAAGGATGATTGACGCGACCGAAAAGACCGTCTACAACCATGTGAATGAACTCATGGAGATTGGATTACTTGAAAAGAGGGAGGGAAAGGCTGCAGCCTACAGACTGAAGATGGATGATAGGAGGGCCGTGTGCCTTGCAATCCTTGAAAGTGAGGAGTATATCAGGAAAATCGATGAGATTACCGGGAAAATGAATGAAGAACCCATGGAGACAACTGCCGGAAGAACGTCCCCTGCACATTACAGCCTTAATGAGTCAGGAAAACACACACTGACCATCTCATCAAGCGGCCAGGGTGGGAAATGTGGTTGA